The genomic segment CTAAAATCTCCCAAATTCCGAAAATTGTCACGGCCAGAACGAGAACTACTGCCGCGGCATGCCATTTGAAAGCCCTCTTCCTTTCCTCTCCTGCAAACTTCTGAAAGTATTCCGCCATCCCGGCCAGGCCCGAATCGCCAGCAGCACGTTTAGCGTCCCGGGCTGCTTCCTTGGCCTCCGCAAGAGTGGAAAGAAGTCGGATCTCTTCTGGACGAGCAAGAGTCTCCGCCATCTCAATTATCCGCTGACATTGATCGTTCAAATCTTGGCCCCTGGCCACACTAAGAGGATCGCCCTTAACTGCGACTGAGACTGAGAATGCATACTGCGTACGCCGGTTAGGCGTGAGACTTTTGAGAGCCCTGCATAGGTAAAGCGTCCACAACAGGATTTTGTCATCCTCGGCCGTCGGAGAGATTTCATCCAATGCTAAGTTTATTATAGCCAATTGCGGGGTATGCATACTACTTGGATGCGAAGCCAAACTACCAACTTCCTTCTCTGGATTAATTTTGATTGCCGCAAGCATTTGCCTCTCCGGTAGGGTTACTAACAGCCCAGGATCTGCAATTTCGCAAAATCTATCTAATGCTTCAAGGGAAGCTAATGCCAAAATCTTCAACGGATGCGTGTCATTCTCTGAAGCGTTCCATTGTTCGTGCAGCAGCTTGCTGCTAACGAGGACTTCTCTAATCCAATCCTCAAATGAGGAAGCTTGCACTTCTTCTATCTCGTAGGGTGCCACAGCATCCACCGTCCCCTGTCTTGTGTACTGCCTAAAGCGTTGGCCGAGCGGAGCGATCCTACGGCCGAGACGGGCCCGGAAGGGAGGGCCGACACCTTGATCTTTTGCGACCACCGTCTCCATCCAGCCGCGCACTGGTCGATCAGTTTAAGCGTCGACGAGTAGCCCCCCATGGCTGCGCCAATTAGAAGAGAACGCTCCCTGCCCCGTTTTTGCCCCCATTGACAAGCAACGGCGGGTTTCTGCAGTTCAGGACGCACTTTAGGCGCGGTTTCGTAATGAGCAGGTCATCGGTTCGAGTCCGATAGGTGGCTCAGGCAAAGCCCGAGATCAGAACCCTGATCTCGGGCTTTTCTGCGTGGTTGCAGCCGGTGGAACCTCTCGGGCTCCGCGACCTACCTACAAGTCGAGGTCAGGACAAATCCGGAGCCGGCGCTCGTGAAAGACCGGCGCGGCCTGGATCGCGTCCGGCAAGGCCGTGGGTCGGTTCTTGATGACCCATCGGAGAAAAAGCAGCCAGGTGAGCCAGCGCATGGCCCACGAGCTCGGACACCTGGTGCTGCATTCCAATACTCTGGGGAGCGATGATCTTGAAGCCGAGGCGAATGCCTTCGCGGCCGAGTTCCTCATGCCGGCGGAGCTGGTGCGACCCTCATTGCGCAACCTGAAGCTCGGGCGGTTGCTCGACCTCAAACGTGAGTACGGCGTCTCCATGCAGGCGCTGGTCGAGCGGGCCTACCAGCTTGACCTCCTGAGCCCCACGCAGCGAACCAGCACCTACAAACTGCTCAGCGCCAAGGGCTGGAGAACCCGCGAACCCGGCAGTGATGAAATCGCCCCCGAAGTAACCGCCCTGGCCCAGGCAATTGGTCAGAGCCTGAGCAGTCGTGGGCTCAGCCCGGCAGAGGTCGCCAGCATCGCCGGCTTCTCCGACGCCCGGCACAACAGTCTCTTCCTCCCGATCGGCCTTCGCGCGGTCTGAGCGGTCCAGACATCATCGCTCTCAGAGTGCTAATCCCAGCACCCGCTGATGCTCACGCCGGTACCGCCCCGGCGAAACCCCGAACTCCCGTCGAAAAGCATTGGAAAAAGCGAACTCCGAAGAATACCCCACCTGACCTGCGATCCCGGCCAGCAGCGTGTCCGTGTCACACAGCAACTGCGCGGCCCGGGTCAGGCGCTGGGTGGTGAGGTAGGCCATGGGGGAGGTGCCGGTCTGGGCCACGAACCGGCGACCGAAAGCCGTGCGGGACAGCCCCGCCCGGGCGCTGAGCTGGTCGACGGTCCAGGGGGTTTGGGGGTTGTCGTGGATCGCGCTCAAAGCTGCCGCGATCCCGGCGTCGTCGATCTCGAACAGGGGCTCGTGCCAGGCTCTCAGCGCGTGCACCAGGATCAGGTCGATCAGGGCCGTGCGGGTCAGGCTGGTGCCGGCCTGACGCTCGCTGATGTCCCGGCCCAGCACCGTGATCAGTGCGGACAGTTCCGGATGCTGGGCCGGGTCGGGCGAGACCACCATCAGGTCGGGGAGGTTGCGCAGGAACGGGTGCAGGTGGCCACGCCCCAGGCGGTAGGCGCCGCACAGGCATTCGATGTCGAACGTGCTCGAGGGCGGTGGCGGGGCCTGCGCCTCCAGCTTCATCAGCGGCAGCTCACGCAGCATACGGGGCCGCAGACTGAGGCCGTGCTCGGCACCGCTGGGGATGAGCACGATGTCACCGGCGTTCAGCAACTGGGGCTCGCCGGCGGCGGCGATCAGCCACGCCGATCCGGAAAGTACCGCGTGGAAGCCGATTCCCTCGAAGCTGTCGAACCGCATGCCCCAGCCGCGCGAACCACCGAACCAGCGCGCACCGGCCTCGCCGATCCGGGCACCGCCCAGAGCCACACTGACCAGGTCCATGCCCGCGATTCTAGGCCGATAACCACCTGGACCGACCGCGTCCTCACTCTCGCTCGAACAAGAGCCGACAGGGAAGGTTTACATGATCACGGACGACGTGGGTGACACTCCCACGAGTCGCCGCCCGGGCCACAAGCACCCGG from the Kineosporia sp. NBRC 101731 genome contains:
- a CDS encoding AraC family transcriptional regulator — protein: MDLVSVALGGARIGEAGARWFGGSRGWGMRFDSFEGIGFHAVLSGSAWLIAAAGEPQLLNAGDIVLIPSGAEHGLSLRPRMLRELPLMKLEAQAPPPPSSTFDIECLCGAYRLGRGHLHPFLRNLPDLMVVSPDPAQHPELSALITVLGRDISERQAGTSLTRTALIDLILVHALRAWHEPLFEIDDAGIAAALSAIHDNPQTPWTVDQLSARAGLSRTAFGRRFVAQTGTSPMAYLTTQRLTRAAQLLCDTDTLLAGIAGQVGYSSEFAFSNAFRREFGVSPGRYRREHQRVLGLAL
- a CDS encoding ImmA/IrrE family metallo-endopeptidase produces the protein MSQRMAHELGHLVLHSNTLGSDDLEAEANAFAAEFLMPAELVRPSLRNLKLGRLLDLKREYGVSMQALVERAYQLDLLSPTQRTSTYKLLSAKGWRTREPGSDEIAPEVTALAQAIGQSLSSRGLSPAEVASIAGFSDARHNSLFLPIGLRAV